In the genome of Microcoleus vaginatus PCC 9802, the window TCTAATTTAAATACATTGTGGAAGTGAAACAGCGTGAATATTGAAATTGGGCGGGGCAAAAGCGCTCGCAGAGCTTACGGCATAGATGAAATTGCGCTTGTACCCGGACAGCGCACCCTCGATCCGAGTTTGGCAGATACTCGCTGGCAGATTGGCGGGATCGATCGAGAAATCCCGATCATCGCCAGCGCCATGGATGGAGTAGTCGATGTCCGCATGGCCATTTTGCTGTCGGAATTAGGAGCAATGGGCGTGCTCAACCTAGAAGGAATTCAAACCCGCTATGCCGACCCCCAGCCAATATTAGAGCGCATCGCGAGTGTGGGGAACCACGAATTTGTTTCCCTGATGCAGCAACTCTATGCCGAACCCATCAAGCCAGAATTAATCGACCTCAGAATTAAAGAAATTAAAGCAGGAGGAGGGATTGCCGCCGTTAGCGGTACACCGGCCGGTGCAAGCAAATACGGTCGGGCGGTTGCTGAATCGGGAGCCGATATATTTTTTGTGCAAGCAACTGTAGTCTCGACAGCTTTTCTTTCCCCTGAGTCGATCGCATCTTTAGACTTAACTCAATTTTGTCAAGAGATGCCGATACCAGTAATTTTGGGCAACTGCGTCACCTACGAAGTCGCCCTAAATTTAATGAAAACCGGCGCTGCAGGCATTCTCGTGGGCATTGGGCCGGGGGCTGCTTGCACGTCTCGGGGCGTATTGGGTGTCGGCGTTCCTCAAGCCACAGCGGTAGCAGACTGCGCCGCCGCGCGAGACGACTACTATCGCGAAACTGGTAAATACGTGTCGGTGATTGCTGACGGCGGTTTAATTACCGGCGGCGATATCTGCAAGTGCATTGCCTGTGGCGCGGATGCAGTGATGATTGGTTCCCCCTTTGCCAGGGCCGCCGAAGCTCCCGGCAGGGGCTTTCACTGGGGGATGGCGACTCCCAGCCCGGTTTTGCCACGTGGCACTCGCATTCGCGTGGGGACTACGGGTACTTTGGAGCAAATTTTGCGGGGGCCTGCGGTGCTAGATGACGGTACGCACAACTTGCTCGGAGCTCTGAAAACTAGCATGGGTACCTTGGGCGCTAAGGATCTTAAGGAGATGCAGCAAGTGGAAGTGGTAATTGCTCCTTCTCTGCTGACTGAGGGTAAAGTCTATCAAAAAGCTCAACAGTTGGGCATGGGTAAGTAGATTTACTGATCGAATACCAGCATACCTTGACAAAATTTGTTCAAGAGTCTCGAAATTTACAGAATATTGTGGAATTATCGAGAAGTAGGTGTCACAATATAAGAAGCGGAGACGCATGTTTCCGTTCACTCCTCACACCACACTCCGCCCGGACTACTGTTCGGGCGGTTCCTTTTTTGGCGGACATCTTGGCTCTTGCTTACTAGATACAGAACAGAGGCTTGTAGCTCCGGAGAGGCCCAGAGTGGGAGAGTGGGAGAGTCTAGGAGTGGGAGAATTTTTCTTCTACATAAGTGCATTCTGCTTTCGGAAACATAAGTGCGTTCGGAAACATAAGTGCCTTGTTCCTTCAGAAACCTTGTGCCTTCTTCCTTCTACCGTCTTCCTTCTTCCTTCAGAAGCCTTCTGTTAAAATCGTTGACGCAAGTGGTTACACTTTTTGCTAGACTTGTTATCCGAGAAATAGTATTTACAAGGATGGCTAGGGATGTCAGCAGCCGCGCAAGTAACCGACTCTACCTTTAAGCAGGAAGTGCTCGATAGCGAAGTTCCAGTTCTAGTGGATTTTTGGGCTCCCTGGTGCGGGCCCTGTCGGATGGTGGCGCCCGTCGTAGACGAAATTGCCCAGCAATATGAAGGGCAGGTCAAGGTAGTAAAAGTTAATACCGACGAGAATCCTAACGTTGCCAGCCAATACGGTATCCGCAGCATTCCGACGCTGATGATATTTAAGGGCGGTCAACGTGTGGATATGGTGGTTGGGGCAGTTCCGAAAACTACTCTGGCAAACACTCTGGAAAAGTACATTTAACTGAACTGCGAGCGGTTTCGCGCTGTTCTTTGTGGGCCGCGAAAGCTAACTCGCTTCAGAACCGGGGCAAAGCTACTGGAAAAGTTATTAGTTGCCAGCAGGGCAATTTGCTGGTGGCTATTAGCTTCTAAATTTAGCTTGCCCCTTAATTTTTAGTAGCGACAAATAGTTACCGTTTCGGAAAAATTCATGATTCGTTCTGAGTCTGGTCAAGGTTTTGAGTCCCTCCAAGCTGAATTGATCGATTTGATCGATCGCTTCCCAATGTTAAAGCACTCTGAGTGGATCGAACGATCGCTCTCTACTATAGTGCAAATGGCAGGAGAGGAGCTCGATCGCCTAGACTGGAAAATTATGGCTGCGTCGCTCCGAGATATGGAGAGCGCTTTTGAGATGTTTTATCCTTACCGCCACGTTCGCAAAATTGTGATTTTTGGTTCGGCGAGGGTGTCACCGCAATCGGCGGAATATTTGATGGCCAGAGACTTTGCGCGGGCGATGGCCCAGCAGGGGTTTATGGTGATTACTGGCGGCGGCGGGGGAATTATGCAGGCGGGGAACGAGGGGGCGACTGCTGAACGTTCTTTTGGGCTGAACATTCAGTTACCTTTCGAGCAGAGTTCTAATCCTTTCATTGCCGGCGATCCCAAATTGCTCAATTTTAAATATTTTTTCACTCGTAAGTTATTTTTTCTCCGGGAGAGCGATGCTTTAGCTCTGTTTCCGGGCGGTTTTGGCACTCTGGACGAGGCTTTTGAGTGTCTGACTTTGACTCAAACTGGCAAGTTCGGGCCGGCTCCTGTGGTATTGATCGATCGACCGGGAGGAGATTATTGGCACGATTGGAATTATTTTGTGCAAAAACAATTGCGGGGTCGGGGTTTGATTTCACCCGACGATCGCAGCCTGTATACGATTACTGACGATATAAATGTCGCTTGCGAGGCGATCGGTAGTTTTTATCTGGTTTATCACTCCTGCCGCTACGTGCGCGAAAAATTGGTAATTCGCTTGAAAACAGAGCTTTCTGAGGAGAATGTCGATCGGCTAAATACTGATTTTAGCGATATTGTTGTCACCGGAAAAATTGAAAAAAGTCAAGCTTTGGAACCGGAAATAGGAGATGAAACTTTCGATCTGCCGCGCCTGACTTTGCATTTCAACCAGCGGGATTTTGGGCGGCTTTATCAGCTAATTGCTGCTATAAATCAAATGGGTGCAGCTTCGCCGGCGGCGGCCCATCCAGAACAAAAGTAGTTATTAGTTATCAGTCATTAGTCTTTTTAAATATGGGTGAGATTAGATAGAAGTTGGACAACTTGTATTTTGACAAAAACGCTCTGCTGAGATAAGTTTTTGTAAAAAGTAAAGAAAAAAGCGTCCAAGAGCCAAAGAAAATCTTGTCAATACCTTGATGGCGTTGTTTGGGAAAAAACAGCAAAATGCTAGACCTGCTGCTAATTGCAATTTTGGGATTTCTCGGCAGTTTCGGTCACTGCGCTGGGATGTGCGGCCCGCTGACAATGGCGTTTTCTCTTTCTAATTCCCG includes:
- a CDS encoding GuaB3 family IMP dehydrogenase-related protein, with protein sequence MNIEIGRGKSARRAYGIDEIALVPGQRTLDPSLADTRWQIGGIDREIPIIASAMDGVVDVRMAILLSELGAMGVLNLEGIQTRYADPQPILERIASVGNHEFVSLMQQLYAEPIKPELIDLRIKEIKAGGGIAAVSGTPAGASKYGRAVAESGADIFFVQATVVSTAFLSPESIASLDLTQFCQEMPIPVILGNCVTYEVALNLMKTGAAGILVGIGPGAACTSRGVLGVGVPQATAVADCAAARDDYYRETGKYVSVIADGGLITGGDICKCIACGADAVMIGSPFARAAEAPGRGFHWGMATPSPVLPRGTRIRVGTTGTLEQILRGPAVLDDGTHNLLGALKTSMGTLGAKDLKEMQQVEVVIAPSLLTEGKVYQKAQQLGMGK
- a CDS encoding LOG family protein, which encodes MIRSESGQGFESLQAELIDLIDRFPMLKHSEWIERSLSTIVQMAGEELDRLDWKIMAASLRDMESAFEMFYPYRHVRKIVIFGSARVSPQSAEYLMARDFARAMAQQGFMVITGGGGGIMQAGNEGATAERSFGLNIQLPFEQSSNPFIAGDPKLLNFKYFFTRKLFFLRESDALALFPGGFGTLDEAFECLTLTQTGKFGPAPVVLIDRPGGDYWHDWNYFVQKQLRGRGLISPDDRSLYTITDDINVACEAIGSFYLVYHSCRYVREKLVIRLKTELSEENVDRLNTDFSDIVVTGKIEKSQALEPEIGDETFDLPRLTLHFNQRDFGRLYQLIAAINQMGAASPAAAHPEQK
- the trxA gene encoding thioredoxin produces the protein MSAAAQVTDSTFKQEVLDSEVPVLVDFWAPWCGPCRMVAPVVDEIAQQYEGQVKVVKVNTDENPNVASQYGIRSIPTLMIFKGGQRVDMVVGAVPKTTLANTLEKYI